The Rhodococcus triatomae genome includes a window with the following:
- the yidC gene encoding membrane protein insertase YidC, protein MLDFIYYPVSWILWVWHKVFGAVLGPDNGVAWALSVVFLVFTLRAVLYKPFVKQVRTTRQMQELQPQIKALQKKYSGDRQRQAQEMQKLQKEHGFNPLMGCLPVLAQAPVFIGLFHVLRSFNRTGTGFGQLGLTPEENASIGNYAFSPDDVQSFLSARLFGAPISAAITSPQSVLEAFAPFGGVPSAINIAAVAIPLMLVASVATHFNSRASVARQSPEAAANPQSAIMNKLALYVFPLGVLVGGPFLMIAILIYWVSNNIWTYAQQHIVFRRIDKEEEEKKAAAIERRAANAPKPGAKPGTKKKKSAATSTAADDADVPDEAETPSAEEPESKTGTESTSGGATKATGRGAAQKSPKPKPQNRPNTNRGKSQKRKRR, encoded by the coding sequence GTGCTCGACTTCATTTACTATCCCGTGTCCTGGATCCTCTGGGTCTGGCACAAGGTATTCGGGGCCGTCCTCGGCCCGGACAACGGCGTGGCCTGGGCACTGTCCGTGGTCTTCCTCGTCTTCACTCTGCGTGCGGTTCTCTACAAGCCGTTCGTCAAGCAGGTGCGCACTACCCGCCAGATGCAGGAGTTGCAGCCGCAGATCAAGGCGCTGCAGAAGAAGTACTCCGGCGATCGCCAGCGGCAGGCGCAGGAGATGCAGAAGCTGCAGAAGGAACACGGCTTCAATCCGCTCATGGGGTGTCTGCCTGTCCTCGCGCAGGCTCCGGTGTTCATCGGCCTGTTCCACGTGCTGCGCTCCTTCAACCGCACCGGTACCGGGTTCGGCCAGCTGGGCCTCACCCCGGAAGAGAACGCGTCGATCGGCAACTACGCGTTCAGCCCTGACGATGTCCAGTCCTTCCTCAGTGCCCGCCTGTTCGGCGCCCCCATCTCTGCGGCCATCACCAGCCCACAGAGCGTTCTCGAAGCGTTCGCCCCGTTCGGTGGAGTCCCGTCGGCGATCAACATCGCCGCGGTTGCCATTCCGCTGATGCTCGTGGCCAGCGTCGCGACGCACTTCAACTCACGCGCTTCCGTGGCGCGCCAGAGCCCTGAGGCCGCTGCCAACCCGCAGTCGGCGATCATGAACAAGCTGGCGCTGTACGTCTTCCCCCTCGGCGTGCTCGTCGGTGGTCCGTTCCTGATGATCGCGATCCTGATCTACTGGGTCAGTAACAACATCTGGACCTACGCACAGCAGCACATCGTCTTCCGCCGGATCGACAAGGAAGAGGAAGAGAAGAAGGCGGCCGCCATCGAGCGGCGCGCCGCCAATGCTCCGAAGCCTGGCGCGAAGCCCGGAACGAAGAAGAAGAAGAGTGCTGCCACGTCGACCGCGGCGGACGACGCCGACGTTCCGGACGAGGCCGAAACCCCCTCCGCGGAGGAACCCGAGTCGAAGACCGGGACCGAGAGCACATCCGGTGGCGCCACGAAGGCGACCGGACGCGGCGCTGCGCAGAAGAGCCCCAAGCCCAAACCGCAGAACAGGCCGAACACGAACCGGGGCAAGTCCCAGAAGCGCAAGCGACGCTGA
- a CDS encoding Jag family protein, which yields MTNESDIAVEEEVTDVAVETNEDVESDDLLVEEGEIAGDYLEQLLDILDFDGDIDLDVEGDRAVVSIDGGSDLEKLVGRKGEVLDALQELTRLAVQQSTGERSRLMLDVAGWRAGLRNELTELGTETARRVLETGERESLRPMTPFERKIVHDAVAAVDGVSSESEGVEPQRRVVVLKD from the coding sequence ATGACCAATGAGTCGGATATCGCAGTGGAAGAAGAGGTAACGGACGTGGCCGTCGAGACCAACGAAGACGTCGAGTCCGACGACCTTCTGGTCGAAGAGGGCGAGATCGCCGGCGACTACCTCGAACAGCTCCTCGACATCCTCGACTTCGATGGCGACATCGATCTGGACGTCGAGGGCGACCGGGCGGTCGTGAGCATCGATGGAGGATCCGATCTCGAGAAGCTGGTGGGCCGCAAGGGCGAAGTCCTCGATGCTCTGCAGGAACTGACGCGTCTGGCGGTGCAGCAGTCGACCGGCGAGCGCAGCCGGCTGATGCTGGATGTCGCCGGGTGGCGTGCGGGTCTGCGAAACGAGTTGACCGAGCTCGGAACCGAGACCGCACGCCGCGTTCTCGAGACCGGTGAGCGTGAGTCTCTGCGTCCGATGACTCCGTTCGAGCGCAAGATCGTGCACGATGCCGTCGCTGCGGTCGACGGGGTGTCCAGCGAGAGTGAAGGCGTGGAGCCGCAGCGACGAGTGGTCGTCCTCAAGGATTGA
- a CDS encoding ATP-binding protein — protein sequence MAFAPVTGWITRLAHAHRLERLDIEPRKIARIGLVAIVGVGYIPCDTEAANLFFQLVSSRYEKSSIIPTSKSAVREVE from the coding sequence GTGGCGTTCGCGCCGGTCACTGGGTGGATCACCCGGCTGGCGCATGCACATCGGTTGGAGCGGTTGGACATCGAACCACGCAAGATCGCTCGGATCGGGCTGGTCGCGATCGTCGGGGTCGGCTACATCCCGTGCGACACCGAAGCCGCGAACCTGTTCTTCCAGTTGGTGTCGAGCCGCTACGAGAAGTCCTCGATCATCCCGACCTCGAAATCTGCTGTTCGCGAGGTGGAGTGA
- the rsmG gene encoding 16S rRNA (guanine(527)-N(7))-methyltransferase RsmG, protein MFHVEQVGARPDDWDELKVAHQIFGDRFHIAQHYHDSLAGDGVERGLIGPREVPRLWERHLLNCAVVAELIGEGESVVDVGSGAGLPGIPLAIARPDLRVTLVEPLLRRSVYLAEFVEAHGLDVLVVRGRAEESGVIKEAGGADVVTSRAVAPLEKLTKWSMPLVHEHGRMLALKGSSAAEEIERARPALAKLGAGKIDIVECGKGLVPVPTVVVRAERLSRRQRHGR, encoded by the coding sequence ATGTTTCACGTGGAACAAGTTGGTGCTCGACCCGACGACTGGGACGAGCTGAAAGTAGCTCACCAGATCTTCGGGGATCGGTTCCACATTGCCCAGCACTACCACGACTCCCTCGCCGGCGACGGTGTGGAACGAGGACTCATCGGGCCGCGCGAAGTGCCCCGGCTGTGGGAGCGTCATCTCCTCAACTGTGCGGTGGTCGCCGAACTCATCGGTGAGGGTGAGTCGGTGGTGGATGTGGGTAGCGGTGCCGGACTCCCTGGAATCCCGCTCGCGATCGCGCGACCCGATCTCAGGGTGACGCTCGTCGAGCCGCTGCTCCGGCGGTCGGTCTATCTGGCTGAGTTCGTGGAGGCCCACGGATTGGATGTGCTCGTGGTCCGCGGTCGGGCCGAGGAGTCGGGCGTGATCAAGGAAGCGGGCGGGGCCGACGTCGTCACCTCCCGCGCGGTGGCGCCGCTCGAGAAGCTCACCAAGTGGTCGATGCCCCTCGTGCACGAGCATGGGAGAATGCTCGCACTGAAGGGATCGAGTGCCGCGGAGGAGATCGAGCGGGCGCGTCCGGCGTTGGCGAAGTTGGGCGCCGGGAAGATCGATATCGTCGAATGTGGCAAGGGGTTGGTTCCTGTGCCGACCGTGGTGGTTCGCGCGGAGCGACTCTCTCGTCGCCAGCGGCACGGGCGCTGA
- a CDS encoding ParA family protein produces MTGGPESAVSRETSVSRETEPTTDPSAGSFTERDHFATPYSAPSEDTPIGVAAHRASQVLHPKSLTIPKPTERRVLTIANQKGGVGKTTTAVNMASALALQGLTVLVVDLDPQGNASTALGVAHHSGVPSSYEVLIGEVQAREAVQQSPHSDRLFCIPATIDLAGAEIELVSMVAREGRLKNALTAQALGDIDADFILIDCPPSLGLLTVNALVAAKEVLIPIQCEYYALEGVGQLLRNIELVQAHLNPELHVSTVLLTMYDGRTKLADQVAEEVRAHFGDAVLRSVIPRSVKVSEAPGYGMTVLDYDPGSRGAMSYLDAGRELAARAVKTQEQ; encoded by the coding sequence ATGACGGGTGGGCCTGAATCCGCCGTTTCACGTGAAACGAGCGTTTCACGTGAAACCGAACCGACCACGGATCCGTCGGCTGGTTCCTTCACCGAACGAGATCATTTCGCCACGCCCTACTCGGCGCCATCGGAAGACACACCCATCGGGGTCGCCGCGCATCGAGCGAGTCAGGTGCTGCACCCGAAGTCGCTCACCATCCCGAAGCCCACCGAGCGTCGAGTGCTCACCATCGCCAATCAGAAGGGCGGTGTCGGCAAGACGACGACCGCCGTGAACATGGCGTCCGCGCTTGCCCTCCAGGGGCTCACAGTCCTCGTCGTCGACCTCGACCCACAGGGCAACGCCAGTACCGCACTCGGCGTCGCGCACCATTCCGGCGTGCCCTCGAGCTACGAGGTCCTCATCGGTGAGGTTCAGGCCCGGGAGGCGGTCCAGCAGAGCCCGCACAGTGATCGCCTGTTCTGCATCCCGGCCACCATCGATCTGGCGGGTGCCGAGATCGAGCTGGTGTCGATGGTCGCGCGGGAAGGCCGACTGAAGAATGCGCTCACGGCGCAGGCACTCGGCGACATCGATGCGGACTTCATCCTGATCGACTGCCCCCCGTCACTCGGGCTCCTCACGGTCAATGCGCTGGTGGCCGCGAAAGAGGTCCTCATTCCGATCCAATGTGAGTACTACGCGCTCGAAGGCGTCGGCCAGCTGCTCCGCAATATCGAACTCGTACAGGCGCATCTGAACCCCGAGCTTCACGTGTCCACCGTGCTGCTGACCATGTACGACGGGCGTACCAAGCTCGCCGATCAGGTTGCGGAGGAGGTTCGCGCACACTTCGGCGACGCTGTTCTCCGGTCGGTGATCCCCCGCAGCGTCAAGGTCTCGGAGGCACCGGGATACGGAATGACCGTGCTCGACTACGACCCCGGATCCCGGGGGGCAATGAGTTATCTGGATGCCGGGCGCGAGTTGGCTGCGCGGGCCGTGAAGACGCAGGAGCAGTAG
- a CDS encoding ParB/RepB/Spo0J family partition protein, whose product MSQTRRGGLGRGLAALIPTGPANGPGLGSAAADVVIGAERPGGTQTEERGFTGNIAPEDAELSTSEDAPETSAAAPTDESTSTATPAADSAEPLPSPTGAVYREIPPDRIERNPKQPRQVFDEEALAELVHSIREFGLMQPIVVRPLGDDRYQIVMGERRWRASQEAELDAIPAIVRETQDDALLRDALLENIHRVQLNPLEEAAAYQQLLEEFEVTHEELATRLGRSRPVITNMIRLLKLPIPVQRRVAAGVLSAGHARALLSLEAGADAQEVMAARIVAEGMSVRATEEAVTLANRNDDGPAAPAARRKPIQMPGLQDVAERLSDSFDTRVTVSLGKRKGKIVVEFGSVEDLQRIVGMMETQNPGATVEG is encoded by the coding sequence ATGAGCCAGACACGCAGGGGTGGATTGGGACGCGGGCTCGCCGCACTGATTCCGACGGGGCCGGCCAACGGACCGGGTTTGGGGTCGGCAGCGGCGGACGTGGTCATCGGGGCGGAACGCCCCGGCGGCACACAGACCGAGGAGCGTGGTTTCACGGGAAACATTGCTCCGGAAGACGCGGAACTCTCGACGTCCGAGGACGCGCCGGAGACCTCCGCCGCGGCGCCGACCGACGAATCCACGTCGACGGCGACTCCTGCCGCCGATTCCGCGGAGCCCCTCCCCTCCCCCACCGGCGCTGTCTACCGGGAGATCCCACCGGATCGGATCGAGCGCAATCCGAAGCAGCCCCGGCAGGTCTTCGACGAGGAAGCGCTCGCGGAGCTCGTCCACTCGATCCGTGAGTTCGGGCTCATGCAGCCGATCGTGGTTCGGCCACTCGGCGACGACCGCTACCAGATCGTCATGGGTGAGCGCCGCTGGCGAGCCAGCCAGGAAGCCGAGCTCGACGCCATCCCGGCGATTGTCCGCGAGACGCAGGACGATGCCCTGCTGCGGGATGCTCTGCTCGAGAACATCCACCGGGTGCAGCTGAACCCGCTGGAAGAGGCTGCCGCGTACCAGCAGCTGCTCGAGGAGTTCGAGGTCACCCACGAGGAACTCGCCACCCGTCTGGGCCGATCCCGCCCCGTCATCACCAACATGATCCGCTTGCTGAAGCTGCCGATTCCGGTGCAGCGGCGGGTCGCGGCAGGAGTGCTCTCCGCGGGTCACGCCAGAGCCCTGCTGTCCCTGGAGGCCGGTGCCGACGCCCAGGAGGTCATGGCGGCCCGGATCGTGGCAGAGGGTATGTCGGTGCGTGCCACCGAGGAAGCGGTGACTCTGGCGAACCGGAACGACGACGGCCCCGCGGCGCCTGCTGCCCGGCGCAAGCCCATCCAGATGCCGGGCCTCCAGGATGTCGCCGAGCGGCTGTCCGACTCCTTCGATACCCGGGTCACCGTCAGTCTGGGCAAGCGCAAGGGCAAGATCGTGGTCGAGTTCGGTTCGGTCGAGGACCTGCAGAGGATCGTGGGGATGATGGAGACCCAGAACCCAGGCGCAACGGTCGAAGGCTGA
- a CDS encoding N-acetylmuramoyl-L-alanine amidase, which produces MHRLRHGDRGPAVAEIRSTLTDLGFLQNGNGSSSHGARWLASDAEFDHHLDSAVRAFQQQRGLLVDGVVGPATYRTLKEASYRLGARTLIYQLSAPLFGDDVATLQTRLQDLGFYFGRVDGFFGPQTHESLSGFQREIGLAADGICGPATLRSLELLGTRVTGGSPHAISEEEVVRRSGPQLSGKRIVLDPGLGGADRGLAVRSARGETLYEADILWDLARRLEGRMAATGMETFLSRPHHDNPSDAERAARANTFDADLTISLRCDSNASEAANGIASFHFGNSHGSTSTIGQILSGFIQREIVARTALLDCRTHGRTWDLLRLTNMPTVQVDLGYLTNVGDVAVLTDPRARDAIAEGILVSVKRLYLLGQDDQPTGTFTFAGLLASELSTAD; this is translated from the coding sequence ATGCACCGACTCCGTCACGGTGACCGCGGTCCGGCGGTCGCGGAGATACGGAGCACTCTCACCGATCTCGGCTTCCTGCAGAACGGCAACGGCAGCAGTTCCCACGGTGCCCGGTGGCTGGCGTCGGATGCAGAGTTCGACCACCATCTCGACAGCGCGGTGCGCGCCTTCCAGCAGCAACGCGGCCTTCTCGTCGACGGCGTGGTAGGTCCGGCGACGTACCGCACGCTCAAGGAAGCGTCCTACCGGCTCGGTGCCCGCACGTTGATCTACCAGCTGTCCGCGCCGCTGTTCGGCGACGACGTGGCGACGCTGCAGACCCGGCTGCAGGATCTCGGCTTCTACTTCGGGCGGGTGGACGGCTTCTTCGGTCCTCAGACCCACGAGTCCCTGTCCGGCTTCCAACGCGAGATCGGACTGGCCGCGGACGGCATCTGCGGACCGGCCACACTGCGATCCCTCGAATTGCTCGGCACCCGGGTCACCGGCGGCTCGCCTCACGCGATCAGCGAGGAGGAAGTCGTCCGGCGTTCCGGCCCGCAGCTGAGCGGCAAGCGGATCGTGCTCGACCCCGGTCTCGGCGGCGCCGACCGTGGGCTCGCCGTCCGCAGCGCGCGGGGGGAGACCCTGTACGAGGCGGACATCCTGTGGGATCTGGCCCGGCGGCTCGAGGGCCGGATGGCCGCCACCGGGATGGAGACCTTCCTGTCTCGGCCGCATCACGACAACCCGAGCGATGCCGAGCGAGCGGCGCGGGCCAACACCTTCGACGCCGATCTGACCATCTCGTTGCGCTGCGACTCGAACGCGAGCGAGGCCGCCAACGGAATCGCGAGCTTCCACTTCGGTAACTCCCACGGGTCCACGTCGACCATCGGCCAGATTCTCAGCGGGTTCATCCAGCGGGAGATCGTCGCCCGGACCGCGCTGCTGGATTGCCGCACCCACGGCCGCACCTGGGATCTGCTCCGCCTCACCAACATGCCGACCGTGCAGGTCGATCTCGGCTACCTCACCAATGTCGGTGACGTCGCCGTCCTCACCGACCCGCGGGCGCGCGATGCGATCGCCGAGGGAATCCTCGTCTCGGTGAAGCGCCTGTATCTGCTCGGCCAGGACGATCAGCCGACCGGCACCTTCACCTTCGCCGGGCTGCTCGCGTCCGAGCTGTCGACCGCCGACTGA
- the trxA gene encoding thioredoxin: MTNTVTITDDSFQKDVLDSDKPVLVDFWATWCAPCKLIAPVLEEIAGEYADKLTIAKLDVDENPSAARDFQVMSIPTLILFKDGKPINKVVGTKGKAALLKELAEVL; encoded by the coding sequence GTGACCAACACCGTCACCATCACCGACGACTCCTTCCAGAAGGACGTCCTCGACAGCGACAAGCCCGTCCTCGTCGACTTCTGGGCCACCTGGTGCGCTCCCTGCAAGCTGATCGCCCCGGTCCTCGAGGAGATCGCGGGCGAGTACGCGGACAAGCTGACGATCGCGAAGCTCGACGTCGACGAGAATCCGTCCGCTGCGCGCGACTTCCAGGTCATGTCGATTCCGACGTTGATCCTGTTCAAGGACGGCAAGCCGATCAACAAGGTGGTGGGCACGAAGGGCAAAGCGGCCCTCCTGAAGGAGCTGGCCGAAGTACTGTGA
- the trxB gene encoding thioredoxin-disulfide reductase produces MTTPSTIHDVIIVGSGPAGYTAAVYAARAELSPLLFEGTQFGGALMTTTEVENFPGFREGIMGPDLMDEMREQAKRFGADIRTEDVEALDLTGPVKKVVVNGEEHHAYSVILAMGAAARYLDIPGEDTLLGRGVSACATCDGFFFKDQDIAVIGGGDSAMEEATFLTRFARSVTVVHRRDEFRASRIMLERAKANEKIRFVTNAVPVRVLGENSVSGIVVQDTRTGEESTLDVTGMFVAIGHDPRSELVKGQVQIDDEGYVVVATPTTATSIDGVFAAGDLVDHRYRQAITAAGTGCSAAIDAERWLAEHGEITRNTLAAAGHSVDVPVQA; encoded by the coding sequence ATGACCACTCCATCAACGATTCACGACGTCATCATCGTTGGTTCGGGACCTGCCGGGTACACGGCCGCCGTGTACGCGGCGCGCGCCGAACTCTCCCCGCTGCTGTTCGAGGGCACTCAGTTCGGTGGGGCACTGATGACCACCACCGAGGTCGAGAACTTCCCCGGATTCCGCGAGGGCATCATGGGACCGGATCTGATGGACGAGATGCGGGAGCAGGCGAAGCGTTTCGGGGCGGACATCCGCACCGAGGACGTCGAAGCCCTCGACCTCACCGGCCCGGTCAAGAAGGTCGTCGTGAACGGCGAGGAGCACCACGCCTACTCGGTCATCCTCGCGATGGGCGCAGCAGCCCGCTACCTCGACATCCCCGGGGAAGACACCCTCCTCGGCCGTGGGGTCAGCGCCTGCGCCACCTGTGACGGCTTCTTCTTCAAGGACCAGGACATCGCCGTCATCGGCGGAGGCGACTCCGCGATGGAGGAGGCCACCTTCCTCACGCGCTTCGCCCGCAGCGTCACCGTCGTGCACCGGCGTGACGAGTTCCGGGCGTCCCGGATCATGCTCGAGCGCGCCAAGGCCAACGAGAAGATCCGCTTCGTGACCAACGCCGTGCCCGTCCGGGTCCTCGGCGAGAACTCCGTGAGCGGGATCGTCGTCCAGGACACCCGGACGGGGGAGGAGAGCACCCTCGACGTCACCGGGATGTTCGTGGCCATCGGTCACGACCCGCGGAGCGAACTCGTCAAGGGCCAGGTCCAGATCGACGACGAAGGCTACGTCGTGGTCGCCACGCCCACCACGGCCACCTCGATCGACGGTGTCTTCGCCGCCGGCGATCTCGTCGACCATCGCTACCGGCAGGCGATCACCGCCGCCGGCACCGGCTGCTCCGCCGCGATCGATGCCGAGCGCTGGCTCGCCGAGCACGGCGAGATCACGCGGAACACGCTCGCCGCGGCCGGCCATTCGGTCGACGTCCCGGTCCAGGCCTGA
- a CDS encoding NAD-dependent epimerase/dehydratase family protein: MDITVTGATGYVGAHCTAALLEAGHRVRLLVLPGESTHTLATHVGAPWSDVEIVAGDIRDPATVDALLDGADALLHAAGVVGTDDTREQLMWEVNTEATTTLLTRSALAGLDPIVHVASFSALFPSPDPVIGPDSPTARARSAYGRSKAAADRVARALQQAGAPVVVTYPSSVVGPGVGGTPGITEQGWGLMVANRVAPRLNGGMQMIDVLDVAAVHAAVMTPGRGPRRYVCGGELIPFDELVDVLEAASGRPIRRIPLPGAIFRSMGRLADVVGRFTPISAGLSYEAAWLLTSATPTDDSRTRDELGLQWRSPRAAIARSFAT, from the coding sequence ATGGACATCACTGTGACGGGCGCCACCGGCTATGTGGGAGCCCACTGCACCGCGGCACTCCTCGAAGCCGGGCACCGGGTCCGCCTGCTCGTCCTCCCCGGCGAATCCACGCACACGCTCGCCACGCACGTCGGCGCCCCGTGGTCGGACGTCGAGATCGTCGCGGGCGACATCCGAGACCCCGCCACCGTCGACGCACTGCTCGACGGCGCCGACGCACTGCTGCACGCGGCCGGCGTCGTGGGCACGGACGACACCCGCGAACAGTTGATGTGGGAGGTCAACACCGAGGCCACGACGACGCTCCTCACCCGCTCCGCGCTCGCCGGCCTCGATCCGATCGTCCACGTCGCCAGCTTCAGCGCCCTGTTCCCCTCCCCGGATCCGGTCATCGGCCCCGACAGTCCCACCGCCCGCGCCCGCAGCGCCTACGGACGCAGCAAGGCTGCCGCAGACCGGGTGGCGCGCGCACTCCAGCAGGCCGGCGCGCCGGTCGTCGTCACCTATCCGTCCAGTGTCGTCGGGCCGGGTGTCGGCGGCACACCCGGCATCACCGAACAGGGCTGGGGCCTCATGGTCGCGAATCGCGTCGCTCCGCGCCTGAACGGGGGGATGCAGATGATCGACGTCCTCGACGTCGCTGCCGTGCACGCCGCGGTGATGACGCCAGGACGTGGCCCGCGGCGCTACGTGTGCGGCGGCGAGCTCATTCCCTTCGACGAACTCGTCGACGTGCTCGAGGCGGCGTCCGGACGACCGATCCGCAGGATCCCGCTCCCGGGCGCGATCTTCCGTTCGATGGGACGTCTCGCCGACGTCGTCGGACGCTTCACTCCGATCAGTGCCGGGCTCAGCTACGAGGCGGCGTGGTTGCTGACCTCGGCGACCCCTACCGACGATTCCCGGACCCGCGACGAGCTGGGGCTGCAGTGGCGGTCACCTCGCGCAGCGATCGCCAGGAGCTTCGCCACCTGA
- the sigM gene encoding RNA polymerase sigma factor SigM, with protein MRIFRGATKVGDPPGRAEIPDVDLLQAHVAGDPHAFETLLSRHYDHLWHVALRTSYTPEDAADALQDALLSAHRAAARFRRDAAVRSWLHTIVVNACLDRIRRNRNRPTVSLSTDDAQDPPVRRDHIAERELAVVVERALTTLPDDQRLAIVAVDLEGRSTAEASALLGIPEGTVKSRCARARKKLALTLEYFREEGNRQ; from the coding sequence GTGCGGATATTCAGGGGGGCAACGAAGGTCGGCGATCCGCCCGGTCGTGCCGAGATCCCGGACGTCGACCTGCTCCAAGCGCATGTGGCGGGAGACCCACACGCCTTCGAGACCCTGCTGTCCCGTCATTACGACCACCTGTGGCACGTGGCTCTCCGCACCAGCTACACCCCCGAGGACGCGGCCGACGCACTGCAGGACGCACTGCTGTCGGCACATCGCGCGGCCGCCCGATTCCGCCGTGACGCGGCGGTGCGCAGCTGGCTGCACACCATCGTCGTGAACGCGTGCCTGGACCGGATCCGGCGCAACCGAAACCGTCCCACCGTGTCGCTGTCCACCGACGACGCCCAGGATCCTCCGGTACGGCGCGATCACATCGCCGAACGGGAACTCGCCGTCGTCGTCGAACGCGCACTCACCACGCTGCCCGACGACCAGCGGCTGGCGATCGTCGCCGTCGACCTCGAGGGCCGCTCCACCGCGGAGGCATCCGCCCTCCTCGGTATCCCGGAAGGCACGGTCAAGAGCAGATGCGCCCGGGCACGCAAGAAGCTCGCCCTCACTCTCGAATACTTTCGCGAGGAGGGGAACCGACAGTGA